In bacterium, the DNA window CGCCGAAGCCCACGTCGTCGACCTGGCGTACGGATACATCACCATATTCTTCTTCGGCGGATTTGCGTTCGTATTTATGGTGATGATCAGCGCTATGCTGCGCGGTCTGGGCGATTCGGTTACGCCGACCATTATCGTCGCCGGGGCCGTAACGGTAAACATCCTCCTCGACCCGGTTTTTATCTTCGGCCTGGGGCCCGCGCCGGAGCTGGGGGTGCAAGGCGCGGCGCTGGCCACGGTGTTGGCGTACGCCGTCGGGTTGGCGGCGGCCGCGGCCGTGTTCACCCGCCGGCATCTGCCGTGGCGGTCTTTCGTGCCCGCGAATTTGAGCGGCAAGATAGCGTGGCAGATATTGACGATCGGCGTACCGGCCAGCACGCAGATGTTGATCCGGGCGGCGGCGGCGATGGTCCTGGTGGGTTTCGTGGCGGCGGCCGGGACCGGGGCCATCGCGGCCTACGGCATCGGCGGCCAGTTGACGGGCCTGATATTGATGCCCGGCTTCGCGCTGGCGATGTCGGCGGCCATCCTGGTGGGGCAGAACCTGGGCGCCGGCAAGAAGGAGCGCGCCGAGCGCACGGCGATGGCCTCGGTGGGGATATACGCGGCCGTCGCGGCGGTGATGATAGTTGTGCTTTTGGCGTTCGCGCGGCGGTGGGTGGCGATATTCGACCATACCGCCGAAGTGGTCGGGTTGGGCGCGCTCTACATATATATCTGCGCGCCGGCCTTTATATTCGTGCCTTTGGGGATGGTGC includes these proteins:
- a CDS encoding MATE family efflux transporter, producing MFERYRNADLTSGSLIKPILWLAVPTVAGNLLQSAFNIADMYFVSRLGTAAIAAVSLAGLVIWLVWTTIMGVAIGSQALVTRFHGARDGASLRKAMATTLAAAAVLAVLMASAGPLVGKPLLQILGAEAHVVDLAYGYITIFFFGGFAFVFMVMISAMLRGLGDSVTPTIIVAGAVTVNILLDPVFIFGLGPAPELGVQGAALATVLAYAVGLAAAAAVFTRRHLPWRSFVPANLSGKIAWQILTIGVPASTQMLIRAAAAMVLVGFVAAAGTGAIAAYGIGGQLTGLILMPGFALAMSAAILVGQNLGAGKKERAERTAMASVGIYAAVAAVMIVVLLAFARRWVAIFDHTAEVVGLGALYIYICAPAFIFVPLGMVLSRAMSGAGVSVPPLVVTAVVLLGVRIPMAYVFTKVLGMGVAGVYWAITIPTVLEGCIMYAVFRTGIWKHRKL